One region of Catenuloplanes indicus genomic DNA includes:
- a CDS encoding glutamate--cysteine ligase: MGKDVSSAAFTREDRVQYRRKVRRCLDVFALMLDDFAFDAERPTTGLEIELNLIDADAEPAMRNAEVLATMDDPLFQTELARFNLELNASPRLIAGTGFADYEHALRTSLDRAEDRAGKSDSRIMMVGVLPTLTERHTVVENLSANPRYHALNDQIMAARGEALDLDIRGAERVRSYVDSIAAEGACTSVQFHLQVAPDTFAAYWNAAQAVAAAQVAVGANSPFLYGRRLWAETRIALFEQSTDTRPDELRAQGVRPRVWFGERWITSIFDLFEENVRYFPPLLPILDDEDPVAVLHDGGVPNLGELRLHNGTVYRWNRPVYDIMNGRPHLRVENRVLPAGPTVVDILANAAFYFGLVRALAEAERPIWSQLTFSSAEENFHRAARHGLDGYINWPGMGETQADKLILDTLLPMAYDGLDRFGVDPAERDRLLGVIEGRCRTGQTGAGWQTARVTDAERRGRSRDQALHEMVLAYTELQRTNEPVHLWPC, encoded by the coding sequence ATGGGCAAGGACGTCTCCTCAGCCGCTTTCACCAGGGAAGACAGGGTTCAGTACCGGCGGAAGGTGCGCCGGTGCCTTGACGTCTTCGCCCTGATGCTCGACGACTTCGCGTTCGACGCCGAGCGCCCGACCACCGGACTCGAGATCGAGCTCAACCTGATCGACGCCGACGCCGAGCCCGCGATGCGCAACGCCGAAGTGCTCGCCACCATGGACGATCCGCTGTTCCAGACCGAGCTTGCCCGGTTCAACCTGGAGCTGAACGCATCGCCTCGGCTGATCGCCGGCACCGGCTTCGCCGACTACGAGCACGCGCTGCGCACCAGCCTGGATCGCGCGGAGGACCGGGCCGGCAAGTCCGACTCGCGGATCATGATGGTCGGTGTGCTGCCCACGCTCACCGAGCGGCACACGGTCGTCGAGAACCTCTCCGCCAACCCGCGCTACCACGCGCTCAACGACCAGATCATGGCCGCTCGCGGCGAGGCGCTGGACCTGGACATCCGCGGTGCGGAGCGGGTCCGCTCGTACGTCGACTCGATCGCGGCCGAGGGCGCCTGCACCAGCGTTCAGTTCCACCTCCAGGTCGCGCCGGACACGTTCGCCGCGTACTGGAACGCCGCCCAGGCCGTTGCCGCGGCCCAGGTCGCGGTCGGGGCGAACTCGCCGTTCCTCTACGGCCGCCGGCTGTGGGCGGAGACCCGGATAGCGCTTTTCGAACAGTCCACCGACACCCGCCCGGACGAACTACGAGCCCAGGGGGTACGCCCGCGGGTGTGGTTCGGCGAGCGCTGGATCACCTCGATCTTCGACCTGTTCGAGGAGAACGTGCGGTACTTCCCACCGCTGCTGCCGATCCTGGACGACGAGGACCCGGTCGCGGTGCTGCACGACGGCGGCGTGCCCAACCTCGGCGAGTTGCGGCTGCACAACGGCACCGTCTACCGGTGGAACCGGCCGGTCTACGACATCATGAACGGCCGGCCGCACCTGCGGGTGGAGAACCGGGTGCTCCCGGCCGGGCCGACCGTGGTCGACATCCTGGCCAACGCCGCGTTCTACTTCGGGCTGGTCCGCGCGCTGGCCGAGGCGGAGCGGCCGATCTGGTCGCAGCTCACGTTCAGCTCGGCCGAGGAGAACTTCCACCGGGCCGCGCGGCACGGGCTCGACGGGTACATCAACTGGCCCGGCATGGGCGAGACGCAGGCGGACAAGCTGATCCTGGACACGCTGCTGCCGATGGCGTACGACGGACTGGACCGCTTCGGCGTCGACCCGGCCGAGCGGGACCGGCTCCTCGGGGTGATCGAGGGCCGGTGCCGCACCGGGCAGACCGGGGCCGGCTGGCAGACCGCCCGGGTCACGGACGCGGAGCGCCGTGGCCGCAGCCGCGACCAGGCCCTGCACGAGATGGTCCTCGCCTACACCGAACTCCAGCGTACGAACGAGCCGGTCCACCTCTGGCCATGCTAG